The following nucleotide sequence is from Oenanthe melanoleuca isolate GR-GAL-2019-014 chromosome 5, OMel1.0, whole genome shotgun sequence.
GGCTTCTCCCCCAATTAAATTGTGACATTCTGGCATGAAAAACAACTTCAAGATCGGGAAGATAAGCtaacacacatgcacacatgcaaaaaaaaaaaaaaaaagtcctccTTCTTTCTTGTGGAAATTCTGCAGTTCAGTGGAGCCACTTCTTTTATTAGCAGTGagacaaatatattttccaaaaaaCTGCTGATAAAATAACAGATTTGAAAAACATAAACTTCATGCAACTCTCTGGAGTTCTTCAAGCAGTTGCCTCTTTGTCCCTTCTTCCAGGATACAGCAAAACCAGAGCTTCAGTGTCGGAGATTCCTGCAAGGAATCTGCCTGGAGAGGTGGATGCCCTGTGTCTTTGTACAGTTTCTGATGTGGCACCTACACTGCTTCTGACACCTCAGCTCATCAAGATGGGCACCACTGTGACCACAGTGTCTTAAAGGTACACCTCAACAACAGAGGCAGCACCTAACACAGAGGGGAgattaagtggaaaaaaagctCTGGCGTCCTTCTCACATGCATTGATGCTTTTTGTTGTGTCAAAGGTTTAAGAGAATAACTACATATAATGTTTCTCCACCTTTATCATGAagagctgtggcacagagaaGTTAGGAGAGCAGTTCATGGCAACACAAGACTTCTCTGGTGAAGTCAATAGAATTCAGGTGAGAGTTGTAGTCCCTGTGTTTCAGCTGTGAGACCACCCATCTTCTCTTTTGGCAAACATGAGTGGAAATGTACTTCTACCTTCCAGTGCCTGTGACCGTGGTAGTTTCCAAAGGGGAGTATGTTGCAATTGTTCtagtttttccatttctcctcttctttcaCAAGTTGCCTATAAAAACCTGCAACACTCTTACATTGTCCACGTTCAGGGCTCTCTTGAAAACACAACCCTACTCTGCTTTCTGACAAAACAACCTCTCATAGTCAGGGGTGTGTTATGACTTCTCCAGCAAGCAGGCAGGGTTAGAGGAAGTACATGTCAGCAATGACTCCATGCATCCACCCATCTTCCCTTGCTGTGCCCACTGACTGCAAGCTGGTAGGGACCATCACTCACTACACTTCCACAGGGCTTTGCCTATTCAAACTTTCAACCACAGCACTGATGGAGTTCCCTTAGAATGCCTGTCTTCAGGAGGCTCCAATAACAcatattcctcctttttttatGAGGTCTTTAATGCCGTGAGAAACAATggaatttattttactgaaatctTTCCTCCTCAACTGCAAATAATACAAGTGCAAAAGCATGAGGAGGATGATACCATCCACGATGTGGGAAAAGTAGCGCTGATCTCTACTTCTCTTGACTCTAACACAATGGAGTTACCTTAATAACCTGGTAGATTTTCATAAACCATGGCCGTGTTGCAACGACCTGCTTCTTGGGTATTTGTTTCCTTGTGCTCCAGGCAgtttcatttctgtgtgtgcaatCACAGCACCCTCTACTGCCTCCCGCTGAAGCTGCAAAAGGACCGCGGGTAATTGTGGACTCTAGAAAGGACTTTTGGAGTGACTCGGCTTTCTCATTATCACGTGTGGTTTCATGTACGAAACAACACCCCCGCCATGAGAATGAGAATGCAAGAAGGTATTTCAGCTCTGTCTGGAGCGTAGAACAGAGCCCATAAATTAATAGTATGAACCCCTCAAGGACTCGAGCATCTATCAGCCTGAGAGtagtttttccttttaatctgTAAGGCATTATTTTCCACTTTTGTTAGGTCCATGAAGGACAAATAGATCTATATTCCTAGAGATAGACACGAAAAGGCACTAGGCCATTCTATGGGCTCCTGCACCGCCTGACAGAAAACTCCCGTTACAGAATCCACCCCTCAGGAGCTTCCAGTGCCAGGGGTGTGAGGCGCTCTGCCGGCCCGGCCAGGCGCAGCTTTCCCCTCTGCTGTTCTTGCACAAATCCAGGGCTCTGGCTCGTTTACTCTCCAAGCCCGCCCTTCACCGCCAGCCGCGCTCAGCGGGGCCCTGTGCCCCAGTCCCGCCTCACTGGGGCGAGGGCCGGGCCCAGGTGAAGCCTGCGAGCGACTCCCGGCGCCTGGCCACGGGCACGGCGGCTCGGGGGGCAGGGACAGCGCTCCCCGAGCACCGGcagcgggcggggcggcgggaaTCGCGCTGAGCCCggccctgcaggaggaggacCCGCTGGAATCGCGCTGAGCCCGGCCCTGcaggggcggggcggcgggaaTCGCGCTGAGCCCGGCCCTGTAGCGGGCGGGGCCGGTGGAATCGCGCTAAACCCGGCCCTGCAGGGGCGGGGCCGCTGGAATCGCGCTAAACCCGGCCCTGCAGGGGCGGAGCCCGTGGAATAGCGCTAAACCCGGCCCTGCAGGGGCGGCGCCGCTGGAATCGCGCTAaacccggcccggcccggccctgcagGGGGCGGGGCTGTCGCGGGCCCTCGCGCCCCGCGCCGCTGACGTGGCGCTGCCCGCGCTGCGCGTGCGCACGCGGCCCTTCCGGAGCGGAgcaggatggtgctgctggagagcgAGCAGgtgcggggccgcggccgccgggaATGGGGCGAGCCCCGTGTGCCGCCCGGAGGGAGcgggaaggaaggagggagagagcgGCGCCCCGCAAAGCCCCGCGGCGAGCCgggcccccgcccgccccggcggCGTGGGAAGCACTGCGGGGGAGGGGAGTGGAGCGGGCGCCGCGGTCCCCGGGGACTCGGTCTCGGCGAGGCAGAAGCGGCGGGGTTTAGAGGTCCGGGGGCTCAGAGCTCGTGTTCGGAGTCGGGACCGCGGGCAGGGCCGCCCAGGCTGGGACTTCGTGTGGTTTCAGCGTGGGGAAAGCCGAGAGCTGGACTTTCCGCGGTGCTGCCTCCCGCGGTGTGGGGAgagcccgggccgggcccggctgCGCGGCGATAAGAGCTCGGCCGGAGCTCGTGTGGTGACTCCCAGCCACGGGCGCCTCTTTCTCTTGCAGTTCCTGACGGAGCTCACCAGGCTCTTCCAGAAGTGCAGGACTTCCGGCAGCGTTTTCATAACGCTGAAGAAATGTAAGTTTTGAGTCTGTTACTGGATTAAAGAGGTGTTCCTATAAATCTGACCGTTGGCAGCGGGTATTTTAAGCGATGCAGTTGTAATCCAGGGTATCTGAGGACAAGAGTGGTCATAGGGACGAACTTGTCAGCTGGAGCAGATGGCACCGCTGTTACATCTATGAGCTGTAGGACTGATAGTGCTGGTACTGTTACTACTAATAATCTTTGAGTAAGACTGTATTTCTAACTGCAGGAGATACTGGGACTTTCTGATTGTTAAACACTAAGGGAAAATCGTTAGTTTCTGTAAAAGGAGAGTTCTGATGTTTTTGTGTGTTCATAATCCTCTGATTCCTGTCTATCTGGCACTACTggcctggaggcagcagggtgACATGCATTTAAAGCGTGCTGCTCCTCGAGCAGGCGGGGCACACAGCACATTGTGTGGggaattatttcattttttcaggcATATATAGTTTACAGAACAGATCCTTCTGGGGTTCTAGAATAAGTGCAATTTGGCTGCAATGTTAGTTCAGTTGGTCTGAAATTCCAGGGTGTTTTACAGATCTGCTCATGAGCAGTTTTTAACATCTCACATCAGAAGGCATCTGTTGGCTTTAatgaaataagaataaaaatttgttttcaataCAGATGATGGCCGAACAAAACCAGTTCCACGCAAAGGCCATGTGGAAACTTTTGAACCAGCAGACAATAAGTGTCTCCTAAGAGCAACtgatggaaagaagaaaattagcaCAGTGGTAAGTGACAGCTTTTGTTAGAAAGATCAGTGGCTCTGTTGTTTTTGATTCAGTGCTCCATATTTTAGATGAAACTTGAGAAAATATTAACTAATATTAAAGTTGAAAACCTGATGTGTGTTTACTTTGAATGGGGGATTGGGAAAGGCTTTAGCTGACTTTAGCTCTGCTCTGTCATGTgacacaaggaaaaaatgttaCTTTGAGAAATAGTTGAGAAtctgagctgcagcattttTATGGCTCCAGAAGTGAATCAGACCTTTCTTTGAATGCTTTCTCTCATTCTTCCCTTTTGAAAACATTGACTTAGGGATGAATGGCCTGTAGAGGGTTTTGTTAATCAAGGagtgttttcagttttctaaatTAGTGAAGTCCCATGACATACCAATACAGCACATTGACCACTGAATGTGATAAAAGTTGATCCAACTGCTGCTAAAAAGACCATATGGTAACTGGTGGCTAAACATGTACTGATACTTGGTCTGTAATAGAAGCCATAGTTTTCATGGTTAACCTCCAGTATTACTTTTGTAGGTGAGCTCAAAGGAAGTAAATAAATTCCAGATGGTAAGTTTTGTATGCCTTTTAATCTCCTTTTGTCTAAGTAGTAGAAGTGGTCTGTTTGAAGCACTGGACGGTTCTGAACAGATTGATTCCATGCTGAACTGCACAGAAACTAACTTAGACTACCCATTTAtcttaatctgtttttaaaagatcctgttttattttatctaaCTATGTAAATTGGTTaagaaacagtattttcctAAGTAAAAGCATGCTTCTCTGGGAAAAGGCAGATAATTTGCCATTAGTAATAGATAAAATGTTACCTCTTGCACATTGCCATTTAAGTATTTGGGGTTCTTTTATATGGTTCTGATTGTTCTTTCAGGCATATTCAAATTTGCTAAGAGCTAACATGGATGGCTTGAAgaagaaagacaagaaaagcaAGGCCAAGAAGAGTAAAGCAACACAGTGATGGGACAGTGTGCTACCATCACTATAATAGACTTGACCCTTGCTCAAAGCAAAGTCCATTTCTTTTTGAGTTACCACTTGTCTTTGGCTTTCCTTCCAGCAGGATACTGGGATGTGATCAGTACTTTTGTTTAAACTGAAAGCAAAGGTGCTTTCTTTGGGTTGTTGTATGGCAGGAGTATGTACAGCATTATACTGAAATAGCTTTACACTCAGCTGAGTGT
It contains:
- the SRP14 gene encoding signal recognition particle 14 kDa protein, whose amino-acid sequence is MVLLESEQFLTELTRLFQKCRTSGSVFITLKKYDGRTKPVPRKGHVETFEPADNKCLLRATDGKKKISTVVSSKEVNKFQMAYSNLLRANMDGLKKKDKKSKAKKSKATQ